In the Zingiber officinale cultivar Zhangliang chromosome 5A, Zo_v1.1, whole genome shotgun sequence genome, TTACACGCACACTTATTTTGTGTTAATCATGCCTTCTGTTTTATTTGGTGTTTTGTAATTTGACAGCCTCTATGTCATTCTCCCATCACTTATTTGATTGCCCATTCAATATTTTTTTCAGCCTGAAGTTACGTTGAGCAATTTGATTACTTTATCTGAGGCAAAATAAGATAATTATTCATGATGCATTGATGCTTCCCTTGTGTGTTCTGATTATGTACCTTCTGAGCAGGACATTTTGAGAGACCTCCATATAATGATAGGGATCTTCGGTCTGTGTATCATATTCGTGAATATGATGTAATGAAGCTCAAGCAAATTAAGGACCCAATAGATGTTTTCATGTCGCATGATTGGCCTGTTGGTATTTATGAATATGGAAACTCGAAGCGTCTTGTTCAACATAAACCATTttttaaagaagaggtatattttatttctcatgcatattttttctataatttcctAATCTTATAAATGAAAATAGCTTTACACAGCATGGCAGCTGTCACATGTTTAGTACAGTTTGTattttctgtatatatatattgcTTATCTGGTTTTAGGAGCAAAAGATTGTGCCATGACCTTTTTTGTGTGTGTATTAGAAGTCAATATCAGGACTGTTAACTTCATCAATTTATTTCAGTGGATCAACTTCAATCATCTAGATCAGGCTGAATTAAAGTTCCAGACAGATATTCATATCTGCATATTATTTAATATTGAGATTGTAAagcatattttttaaaatttgcattttttttcaaaaaaatgtcTTTCAGCAATGATGTTTCATGCAAGAATCTAACGCTTATTCAAGCATCATCACAGCCACTCTACCTGCCAAATATCCAAAGCATTTCCAGCTAACGTATGCAAGATATTCAAGAATTATCTCACAACTCCCATATTTGCTTTATTCATCATGAATAGATCTATCAtaatgaagatgtctttttctcaTTTTACTTCTGAAAAAACTTAGTAATTTGTAAAATTATTGAGATTTCCATATTCCACATGGATGGATGACACATTTTATATGATTGTCTTGATGCTATTGCAATTCATGCAAGTAATCTGACTGTTGTAATTTTTCCTCAGATCGAGAAGAGAACTCTTGGTAGTATGCCTGCTGCAGAGCTGCTGAGCCAACTGAAGCCTCAGTATTGGTTTTCAGCTCATCTTCACTGCAAATTTTCAGCTGTTGTTAAGCACAAGGAGGATGATTCTATAACAAAGTTCCTAGCCCTTGACAAATGCCTTCCAGGTCGGAGTTTTTTACAGGTAGGAATTTCAATGTTTATTTCACCATGTTATTGTGCAATATGTAAAACAATTGAATAACTAAATTTATTTTCTATGATAGATTATTGATATCAACTCTAACTCAGGACCTCATGAAATTCACTATGATGATGAATGGCTGGCGATAACAAGAAAATTTAATAGTGTCTTTCCATTGAGCAGAAAATCTATTCACTTTAGGTTGGAATTGCTATTTGTTTATTAGTCGTGCTTCATATGCACATTATATTATGCTAGTAACCAAAGCTTATCACAGTCATTTTGCATGCAGGTCTGAACAGTATGACAAACAAAGCTATTGTGAGTGGGTGAGAAATAAACTAAATGTCAGAGGGGCCAGACCATTTGATTTTGTGCAGACTGTTGCACCTTTTCACCCTTCTCAGCCATTCAACAACAGATCAACTACAGGTAATAACAGGATCCTTGATTTTTCAACTTTTGACTATGGTCAGATATGCAAAAGATTCAATTTGAGTCTGCTAgtatttgaattaatattatgTATGCACTTTCCTATTCATAAAATGTAAATTGATCCTACAAGTTAATATGCATGCATCCATGGTGATTTGAGTTATATAGAATCATATGCTGGACATGATTTCCTATTCTTGCTCACAGACAATATGCTAAAAAATTAGTTTCCTGCCAGGTCAAAGAGTACTTGGAGTCAGTGGACTCTGGTCTCTTTTTTCTCCTGTGTAGTACCTCGGTTGTGTGACCTTGAAGataataaacttaaaataatGTCGTTTTTCTTTCACATTTATGTATTTAATCACTTCCAATCGAGTGTGTGTGATGCAAGTTTGTTTACCAATTTGTTGTCTTATGTAGATTTTGGCAAACAATTGTCCTCGCTGTAGACCCTTTTGCCCTTATATACTGGATCTGATGATTTAACACTTTGCTAATTAATTGACTCATGGAGCCAACTCCACTCAATCCACTTATTGTTGGCAGTATGAAATGTCTCTGAAGAATTACTAGATGCAACAGTGTAATCTGCTTACATTTGACCGCTTCCATTTTGGCctttttatgatttgcttggttTTTTTCCCCTCATTATATTTACACATCTCTGATTGCATGAAAAGGTTTTATATATTAATCCTTAAAACCTTTTGAAATATCTGGCaccatcatttttattttttatgctaAATTATGGGGTTATTGATGTTCAAGCTCTTCCATTAATTGCAGGACATTGTCGGAACCCCCAGACGGAGTCATTGTTGGAGTTTTTAGAGCTCCCTTATCTTCTTGATACTGCTGTAGAGACCAATACGCCAACTCAAAATAAATATACTGTTGATTCTAGAGGTACTTACAGATGTTTGAAATATTGTGCTTTTTCTCtatctttccttattatttgcacAACTCTGTTAGCTAAATTtgtatagaaaagacttagtttgTTTTGAAGAAGTGTCACTAGGATTTGAATAAATTTTTTCTGTTCTAATATTTAAATATTGCTTCTGAATAGAAATGTGGATAAGAGTCTGTTCATATTATTAAAATGAGTTATAAAGGGCAGTTTCTGCAGATAATGTCTCTCTGTCCTTTTGTACAACTCTTTTGGCCTTTGTGGTGCATCTTAAGAAACGTGCCTTGCCATCCTCTGTTATCAGAGGCCTCCCAAACTGCAATAATTAGCCAATTGTTTCAGATTCCCCCTAAAACCTATCAACCCATAAGACTTTCGACTCGTAGAAATGTGCCTACTAAAAGAGTTGCTTTCAGCACTGTGATAATTTTTGTCTTGACCAGTGACTAAATCGTTTTCGCGTGCTTTGTTAAATGCGAAAGGTGGTATTGACCCGATAAGGCTTGGGAACAGCTTCGTTCGTGTAGCTCTCCACTTTTTTTACTGAATAACATATTATTGATTGTGCAACATTGTCAAaaatttcttcttgttttttccTTGATATTTGTCAATTTCATTGTTATAATCGCACAAGCCTACGATTGCTAAAACAAACAACAATCATCACGTAGAGGAATCTACACAAATTATGTCATATCGTTTTCTTGTTATCTAGTGCTACCATTGTCTTGGAGCACTTGATTCTTACTATCATTGCATTTCCTTGATTCTTGCACTTGATTCTCTCGATTTTATGAATTCATTCAAAATTAGCAGTATAACTGAATTTTTTTTGTATGTTTGTTCAGTTCTGTAATCAAAATGTAGCTCTCATTATAATCATTGCTCCCATGCATCTTCAGGCTTGTGTTCGGACCATTGCAATGGACTCACAATTTCTCCATAATTCAATCGGTCGCAACTACTAATGCAACTTTCTCATGATTCTTGGCAGATTCTTGGAATCAATATCAGGACGATGGTAAATCTGCTGGAGATGAGAATATCATTGAGCTTGATGAAGTTGAAGATGAAGATGACGAAGATGTATGACATCACAAGTTGCTATTAGCTCCTGTTGCCATTAGCTGGCTTTTTCTCCGTGTAAAATATCACTAAGCATGTTTATACTCTTGATGATTGTATCTATAGATTTGCACTGTGGAAATTACAGAAGCTTGTTTTATAAAGATGCCTAATCGTTTAAGGGATAATTATCTATCGCAAGGACAGAAATTTGTGTATCTATCTTCTGTTCCTCATGGATACTTTTCCTATCATGTGCTTAGGTTGCGAAgggcatatttaaatttttagttactGTGACCATGATTTCAAGCATTGATTGATGTTTTATGGCATGGTTAAAACGGGAAGGAGATATCCTTCAAGTCCATCCACTGTTGCAGGTAAAGAAGAGGGAGCAGTAGAGCTGGAAGGTGGGAAACACAGGTTAATAAACATGGCACAGCACAGTAGTCCCCACTGTTCATCTTGGCTACCTCTTCTTTCCAGAGCCCCATGAGGTGTAGTGATGGGGTTGCAACCGCCCCCGCAACTGCCTTCTTTTAGCCATAGCTGTCCCTGCTGCAGGCAGTGATGGGGTTGGGGACCCCTGGTGACAATTGCAACTTATGTCACTCGGTAACTTGTTTTATCAGTATTCTATCTCAATATTATGTTTTAATGTACTAATTAATGGGATTGTCTAGGTTAATTGTTTCATGCTACCTTAATTGGATCCCTCAATTTTTGCTGATGGATGATCATTGGTGAAGCAACAACACACGAGGGATTCAAACAATTGCAGCTTGTGTTGCTATATAGGTAACTTGTTTTAACAGTAGTATATCTCAATATTATGCTTTACTGTACTAATTTATTGGTATTATCTTGGTTAAGTTTTTCATGCTGCCTTAATTGGATCCCTCAAGTTTTGCTGATGGATGATCATGGTGTTTCAGGCTCCATGCAGGCAAGTTGCGTTGTGAATGAATTTTTTTGGTTTGTTCTATCAGAGAGAGACTGTCTaccttcaaaacaaaaaaaaacatattaactAATATGCTAATTTATATAAACACAGTTATATATTATGAACTTATCGGATCTCATTTGTGTGTATGTGTTTATGTGATtttaaattgatcctgtccgaatgctgaatcgatggacgctgggcacgtggtgttCTTCCAACTGATGATGTGGATCTCTGATCGGCCGTATGGatttccggcgaacctgcaaagaagtcaggccgggaaggggttcccggcgacgatcctccgatgctcaagtcaggcaagaggacaACGaggaagtggctccaaagatgcgagatcgcgtacctccggtgaagtctgagggctcttatatagaacTGTGgagaggcttgtgcacacctatcgaggcgtacacgtgtcctgtacCATACCTTAGCATGAGCTTGCTAGATGaacatgtctgacaccatactgctacagtctgagcacctctctgatgagACAGCAGAACCTTCCATCATACGATTCTGCGTATGACCTGATCGTCGAATAtgtctgctgtcagaagatgatgttccccaatgtccccttgtccttgtctcttttttTCCCCAAGCCGAGCGTCCGTTCGCTCGGCAGACATCgatccgaccgggcgtaggtatcggttcGACTGGGTGCTCgactgagactgttccttcacagcatttaTGCTTTACGCCTCGACCGAGCGGGCCACCCGCTCGTCCCggtgaccctgttcaccatgagcgtcggaaacccgactccccgtcgggttgtctttgatgttggtcgctactcggaaaacctagaggttccactgtacaaaaattttgtacaaaggtctgaacctttttcctagctaccatatgttcttttaaattaaattttggatcgcctgcggaacttaacacgtttgatccaaaacttaatctatttgttcttttaggttttgacttggatctcctgcggaacttaacacgttcgacccaaatcaccttaagttattaattccattaaatattaattttcataattggttcccagtactgacgtggcgaggcacacgaccttcttggatatgggagcaaccaccaccgactagacaaaaccttttatagaaagctaatatttaatttcctaaaataactttaggttaaccgaaaagaacaatcaaatcacaaggaaaagaaaaaacaaaagaacacaacatcgaaaaacatattcgaaattctagaatcgtaagcctcttatatttggtattatttccataaataactagtatgatgcggaaagaaaaattactagttataccttgtagaaaaacctcttgatcttctaccgtattcctcttctaacctcggacgttgtgtgggcaacgatcttccgagatgagaaaccaccaagcaccttcttcttctcctagttaggttcggccaacacaaagaagcttcaccaaggacgaagaacaaaacaccaaccaagctccaagggatacaaactttctctgttggtgcaaccttaggtcaaggttgatctggttgacctgactcgagttgacctgactcgagttgtatcttgatgtttgacttaggaagattgttggtgcaacccttaggtcaaggttgacctagttgagttgtattttgatgtttgacaatcgtggaagagttgtattcttgatatgggacaaatgtttgggagattattggtgcaacgtaggtcaaggttgacctggttgacctgattcgggaaagagtccaagtatggagacttggcacggagaagtcctaactgggatgttaggcaggtggaaagtcctggtgagtgaagccaggcagtgggaaagtcctaactgggatgttaggcaggtggaaagtcctggtgagtgaagccaggcagtgagaaagtcctaactgggatgttaggcagtgtggaaagtcctggtgagtgaagccaggcagtgggaaagtcctaactgggatgttaggcagttggaaagtcctggtgagtgaagccaggcagtgagaaagtcctaactgggatgttaggcagtgtggaagtcctggtgagtgaagccaggcagtaggaaagtcctaactgggatgttaggcagttggaaagtcctggtgagtgaagccaggcagtgagaaagtcctaactaggatgctaggcagtgtggaaatcctggtgagtgaagccaggtggaagtcctggtgagtgaagccaggcaagggaaatccagatgggtcaaggttgaccagacatctgttgaaaagtccaagcagggagcttggcacgggaaaagtccaagtatggagacttggcacggagaagaccaagttggagacttggcacgggaagtcggagatagctcggtagctcggtagctcggaaGCTCGGAAGCTCGGTAGCtcagtagctcggtagctcggtagctcggtctccggacgaagtcggagagagctcggtagctcgggagctcggtagctcggtagctcgggagctcgggagctcgtagctcagtagctcggtagctcggtctccggacgaagtcggagagagctcgtagctcggtagctcgggagctcggtagctcggcagctcggtctcaggaccaggtaggattTAGGGctaggagctctaaacctggatcagtctggtgaccgatcaggagtcgatcagaagccgaacaggagcgaggcgcaagaggggctgatcggtatggggaccgatcagcacaaagcctgatcggtcctccggaccgatcaggaagttccctgatcggtctgtggaccgatcagtaggttccctgatcggtccacagatcgatcagggcactagccgttgcgacgcaacggctagatttcttctgtgcttctttctccgcaggtataaaaggaggctgagagcttctacattgggaactacttcttcttccttggattgaagcttctgcttctgtgctctgaggttctgagctttgttgagctcgcttccgaagcttcgtgtgagcttccagtcgacggtcagctgctgctgttgtccgagaagttgctgcttcacaggcagtcgacgagaaggcgagttagtgtttgtacattgttcttgtctttctacttgtatttcttgtactccttgttgttgttgcaagttttgtggcgaggtttctccacccagaaggagttcatattagccgatttttcggggactcatccaccgacggattgactggactcgtccaccttacgggcacgtcgaggagtaggagccctaatctccgaacctcgttacatcggtttgtttttcttctcctcagtttcttccttgtatttccgctgcgactaaccctaactgtaggaagaacgcgagactttggggcggctattcacaccccccctctctagccgaacaagtggtatcagagcgaggccgctcttcgacggatcaacacccgggggagcacgggctagagatggatctctatggagaagatgtcacgattcaactcttctacgagtctcacgacaacttcacatattggaaggtaaggatgatgtattttcttaggactaatatgttaaattggttttgtgtacaagaagggttttcccctccgatggatgaggaaggaaaacctatcaagaagaaggagtggacgaaagagcaaatccgacaatccgaaatcaatgacgaggtaacaaaaattattgaatttgctttacctaataatgttttgtgcaagatagataggtacaacaacgccaaggaattgtggaacaatttggcaaaattccatgaagaggagcctagtgagccaagtagctcacatcatggaggaagcgaattgggagttgagggctactcaacatccaaggaagaagaggaggagagctcttgttcaagatcggagcaagaagaggcatctacctccggaagggatgaagaagaaagctcatctacatccacaaccctaggtaactcaacactgtgatttcaagcaaattacacataatgtgttttgagtgtaggaagtttgggcactacaagagtaagtgtccaaagagggttagaaagactccaccgacaccaaaggtcaaggaagccggagtcccgacatgcaagagcaagaagtacgtggtgtgcttccaatgcaagcaacggggacactataggagtcaatgtccaagggggaggcaacctcacaaggacaagaggccaaatacatgtaaagggggagctaaggcaaaccctaaggtaacatttaaagctcattcttgcaattctagtaggatgcatgttagtagtcttattgccattgtcaataatgataagcatgttaacactagaaatcgatacatgtgcttaggagccaagcatgttagcctagataagaacaattctagaaatgctaatcctagaattaactcatctaaggctaaggaaaatctagatagaaatcccaaatcatctagacacatgcctaggaatacctcaaagaaaaatgataaatcaaaacttgaggtattagagaaagaaaatcaagtcttgaggtcaagacttgactctctagaaaagactcttaaggatttgactctagggtctaagggtcaaaaacccaagtccaaggacaagaaaggtttgggtcacaaacctaagtcccaattggtcaaacccacttatcataatgtttcattcgattatggaacaaaacctagggctaggaagacca is a window encoding:
- the LOC121982313 gene encoding lariat debranching enzyme-like; translated protein: MKIAVEGCLHGELDKVYATIQHIEQVENTKIDLLLCCGDFQAVRNENDLESLSCPPKYRSMNSFWKYYSGQAVAPVPTIFIGGNHEASNYLWELYYGGWAAPNIYFLGYSGVIKFGNIRIGGLSGIYKSGHYHLGHFERPPYNDRDLRSVYHIREYDVMKLKQIKDPIDVFMSHDWPVGIYEYGNSKRLVQHKPFFKEEIEKRTLGSMPAAELLSQLKPQYWFSAHLHCKFSAVVKHKEDDSITKFLALDKCLPGRSFLQIIDINSNSGPHEIHYDDEWLAITRKFNSVFPLSRKSIHFRSEQYDKQSYCEWVRNKLNVRGARPFDFVQTVAPFHPSQPFNNRSTTGHCRNPQTESLLEFLELPYLLDTAVETNTPTQNKYTVDSRDSWNQYQDDGKSAGDENIIELDEVEDEDDEDV